In Elephas maximus indicus isolate mEleMax1 chromosome 4, mEleMax1 primary haplotype, whole genome shotgun sequence, a genomic segment contains:
- the ACR gene encoding acrosin encodes MVEMLPTAVLLVLAVSVVAKDNSTCDGPCGLRFRQNPKGGVRIVGGQPAASGAWPWMVSVQFFNVRNSRRYHSCGGTLLNSHWVLSAAHCFSKKSKVFQWRLVFGAREVIYGNNVPLKPPVQERFVEKIIIHEKYTSSQEQNDIALVKITPPVPCGPFIGPGCLPRFKAGPPTVPQTCWVAGWGYVREKAPRTSPMLREALVNLIDLDLCNSTEWYNGRIHSTHVCAGYPEGNVDTCQGDSGGPLMCKDSVENVFVVVGITSWGVGCARAKRPGVYTSTWSYLDWIASKIGSNVLHTIQPGTPLPSTTHSALARPPTARPPSAHPPWYYQRPPRPPSPNRPLHAQVIQPPSPPPPLPPPPPPPLPPPPPPPTRPPQALSFAKRLQFLIETLKGKSYYDWDETDTSEPTSSP; translated from the exons ATGGTGGAGATGCTGCCAACTGCCGTTCTGCTGGTCTTGGCAGTATCTGTGGTCGCCAAAGATAACAGCACCTGTGA TGGACCATGTGGGTTACGGTTCCGGCAGAACCCGAAAGGGGGGGTCCGCATTGTTGGAGGGCAGCCTGCGGCCAGTGGGGCCTGGCCCTGGATGGTTAGTGTCCAGTTCTTCAACGTCCGAAACAGCCGGAGGTACCACTCCTGTGGGGGCACGCTGCTGAACTCCCACTGGGTGCTGTCTGCTGCGCACTGCTTCAGTAAGAAAAG CAAAGTGTTCCAGTGGCGACTGGTTTTTGGAGCAAGGGAAGTGATCTATGGGAACAATGTGCCTTTGAAGCCACCCGTGCAGGAGAGGTTTGTGGAGAAGATCATCATCCATGAGAAGTACACGTCTTCGCAAGAGCAAAACGACATCGCGCTCGTTAAGATCACCCCTCCTGTCCCCTGCGGTCCCTTCATTGGACCAGGCTGTCTGCCCCGCTTCAAAGCAGGGCCCCCCACTGTCCCCCAGACCTGTTGGGTGGCTGGCTGGGGATATGTACGAGAgaaag CCCCCAGGACATCGCCTATGCTGCGGGAAGCCCTTGTGAACCTCATTGACCTCGATTTATGTAACTCGACTGAATGGTACAATGGGCGCATTCACTCAACCCATGTGTGCGCGGGGTATCCTGAAGGCAACGTCGACACCTGCCAG GGGGACAGTGGCGGGCCACTCATGTGCAAAGACAGCGTGGAAAACGTCTTCGTGGTCGTGGGAATCACGAGCTGGGGAGTAGGCTGTGCCCGCGCCAAGCGTCCTGGTGTCTACACTTCTACCTGGTCATACCTGGACTGGATTGCTTCCAAGATTGGTTCTAACGTCTTGCACACCATTCAGCCTGGCACCCCTCTACCTTCTACTACTCATTCAGCCCTTGCCCGGCCCCCCACTGCCCGGCCCCCCTCTGCTCACCCTCCTTGGTATTACCAACGCCCTCCTCGACCTCCATCTCCAAATCGACCCCTACACGCACAAGTAATCCAACCCCCATCCCCTCCTCCacctctccctccacccccacctccacccctcccacccccacctccacctcccaCTAGACCTCCCCAAGCACTTTCTTTTGCCAAGCGCCTACAGTTCCTCATTGAGACCTTGAAGGGTAAGAGCTATTACGACTGGGATGAAACAGACACCTCTGAACCCACCTCTTCTCCCTGA